A single region of the Austwickia chelonae genome encodes:
- a CDS encoding YggT family protein — protein MNVVRLLLIWILNVFLLLLLARLALDWIQMFARDWRPRGVLLVIAEGLYTVTDPPLRAVRKVVPPLNLGGVALDLSFMVVVLIIWLLRVLLLR, from the coding sequence ATGAACGTGGTGCGACTCCTGCTCATATGGATTCTGAATGTCTTCCTGCTGCTACTCTTGGCCAGGCTGGCATTGGATTGGATCCAGATGTTCGCGCGAGACTGGCGACCGCGCGGGGTGCTCCTCGTGATAGCTGAGGGCCTTTACACGGTCACGGACCCGCCCTTGCGGGCTGTACGCAAGGTCGTTCCACCGTTGAATCTCGGGGGAGTGGCTCTTGACCTATCTTTTATGGTGGTCGTTCTCATCATCTGGCTTCTACGTGTGCTCCTGCTTCGATGA
- a CDS encoding cell division protein SepF, which translates to MGFFKDASVYLGLRDDERELAYDTPRHNGGGHADRLSRAAPVMHGANAVSLHDDYDPEPMHHAEVTPLRTTPVAQVVDDVEVAAVNRITTIHPKTYNDARNIGEAFREGTPVIMNLTDLDDADAKRLVDFAAGLVFGLQGAIERVTNKVFLLSPSTVEITTEGGDGAKDGRGLFNQS; encoded by the coding sequence ATGGGATTCTTTAAGGACGCGAGTGTCTACCTGGGTTTGCGTGATGACGAACGTGAACTGGCGTACGACACTCCGCGACACAACGGAGGGGGCCACGCGGACAGGTTGAGTCGCGCGGCACCTGTCATGCACGGTGCGAATGCCGTGTCGCTGCATGACGATTACGACCCAGAACCGATGCACCATGCGGAGGTAACCCCGTTGCGGACGACACCGGTCGCACAGGTCGTCGACGATGTGGAGGTCGCAGCCGTGAACCGCATCACCACCATTCACCCGAAAACCTACAATGACGCGCGCAACATCGGTGAGGCCTTCCGCGAAGGCACTCCGGTCATCATGAACCTCACCGATCTGGATGATGCGGACGCCAAGCGTTTGGTCGATTTCGCTGCGGGCCTGGTCTTCGGCCTGCAAGGTGCGATCGAACGGGTGACGAACAAGGTCTTTTTGTTGTCGCCCTCCACCGTGGAGATCACGACTGAAGGAGGAGACGGCGCCAAGGATGGGCGCGGTCTGTTCAATCAGAGCTGA
- a CDS encoding YggS family pyridoxal phosphate-dependent enzyme has product MMGRREELAAALATVQGRIRAACDACGRDSAEITLVVVTKNFPMEDLVHLSALGVRHIGENRSQEAENKLDRLAAVCPEARTALNVHFIGQLQTNKATSVARYADVVHSVDRIRLVEALDRGADRAERSMDVLVQVSLDGQQGRGGIDVAGLPQIVEQVARSSRLHLRGVMAVAPPGADADSAFSELAAAATVLRSYDTSARVISAGMSSDLEAAIRRGSTLLRVGNAILGTRTPTG; this is encoded by the coding sequence ATGATGGGACGCCGTGAGGAGCTTGCCGCTGCCCTGGCGACGGTTCAGGGAAGGATCCGCGCAGCTTGTGACGCTTGTGGGCGGGATTCTGCCGAAATCACGCTGGTAGTGGTGACGAAGAACTTTCCGATGGAAGATCTGGTCCACCTGTCGGCATTGGGTGTTCGGCATATCGGTGAGAATCGGAGCCAAGAGGCTGAGAACAAACTTGACAGGCTGGCAGCTGTCTGTCCTGAAGCGCGTACCGCGCTGAATGTTCATTTCATCGGTCAGCTGCAGACGAACAAAGCGACTTCAGTCGCTCGTTATGCCGATGTGGTGCATTCGGTAGATCGAATTCGTCTGGTCGAGGCACTGGATCGAGGGGCTGATCGCGCTGAGCGATCTATGGACGTATTGGTTCAGGTGTCTCTCGACGGGCAACAAGGGCGAGGCGGCATCGATGTAGCTGGACTCCCGCAGATTGTCGAGCAGGTGGCGCGATCTTCACGTTTGCATCTGCGCGGTGTGATGGCAGTGGCTCCGCCAGGCGCGGACGCTGACAGCGCATTTTCGGAACTGGCTGCTGCAGCAACAGTTCTTCGGTCGTATGACACCTCAGCGAGAGTGATCTCAGCAGGGATGTCATCAGACCTGGAGGCAGCGATACGACGCGGGTCCACACTTCTGCGTGTCGGTAACGCAATCCTCGGAACCAGAACGCCGACCGGCTAG